TGGAGGTCAATACTGGCATATTGCTGAACGGCATGAAGTGGATTCCACAGTTGTGTTGAAATGTTGAGTTCTGTTTCACAAGTGGATGCGAGATCGCGGACACGCGCACCGCCCCCACACAACCAAAGTTCAACTTCCGTCTCTGACGCGGAGAGACCCTGATGTCCGTCAGTGTTTACTTCTGATCCATAATGTGCAGTGGCAGCAGTGATAGAACGTCGGAGTTCATCGATAAATCGAGTCGTCCAGGTGTATGCAGGCATTTCGCTTGCCGAAATGTGTCGTTTTTCCTCCACTGCTGTTTCAATATCTATATTCAAGGTCCGACTCAGATGTTCAGAGAGATTGTCACCCCCGAAACGGAAACTTCGTGAAAACTGGAGTCTTCCCTCCTGCATGAAACAGAAATCTGTTTGGTCGGCACCGATGTCAGCAATAAATGTAGGTTTTGTGCAGCCACTGTTTGCTGCGACCGCCGCTATGGCTATCATTGAAGGTGTAACTGCCGATACGGAAACGCCAATCTGCTCAAGGAGATCCAAATAGTTTGAAACTGACGTCCGCCGTGTGGATATCAATTCTACAGAAGAGGTCTCTGGGGTCTGTTGTACATCGTGATACGTAAAGATAGCCTCCTCAATTCGGAAAGGGAGTTCGGCTTCCGCAGCGATTGCGACGATACTCGCGAGTTGTTCATCCGTTGCAGCCGGTAAATTCGATAAGCGTTTGGTATTCACCAAGGCGCGGGGAAGGGCGAGAGCAATTTCTGTCTTATTACGGTTGAACAATGCACGGATACCACCTTCCACTGATAGATCCCCTAAAGAGTCCCAGAGGCGTTTCACCGATTCATATACCTGCAGCCGGTCATCCTTGTCTGGATACGTCACGACGTTTGCATGGGTAAGACGCACCGTTGTAGAAGAAGACTGTTCAAGTTGAACGATTTTTGCTGTGTGTGTGCCGAGGTCTATCGCCACGACTCGATTTTTTGCCATTTTTTTATCAGCAGTCAGCAATCAGTCACAAGAGGTTTTTGATAATCCTCACACCTCTCTGCTGATAGCTGAAAGCCATTCCCCTAATCCTGTTGCCAATACTGTATGTTTATTTCGTCGCCTGTTCGATCAATGATGCCGACACATGTTGAGACGACTTTGCCCGCGAGGTCAATACCACTTGCTTCAATACGATACCCGTGCGAACGGTAGGTTACCCAATCGACGACCTCACGGAACGTTGCAAAGTCAATATCCTCTACTTGTGACAGTTGTGAGATGTTAGTAAACGGATTTCCTTTTATCTCGTCTTCAGTAAAACCCTGAAGCTGCGGGGCATCGGATGCGTCCTCTTCACGACGTTCGACGATCGCTTCTGCCTTTTGTGGATCCATTCCGGGTAGCAGCGATAATATCTCAGGGGGTGCTGTATTTATGTTGATGAGACCTTGACGCGTCTCTCCATCTTTGAGTGTTATTTTATCAACAATGCCGATGAATTCCTGCTGAGTTAACATCTTTACCTCTTTAATTGCATCGATGTTCTGAAAAAGCCCTTGCCCTTCGCGATGGTTAACAATGCGTTCGGCAATGCCTTGATCAATGCCGTCTAAGGACTCCAAAGTTTCAACATCGGCGGTATTGATATTAACTTTCCCATCTTCATCATTATTGGCAGTCGGCGGTCGGTTGTCAACAGTCGGTAAAGAGGTTTCCGGTGAAGTGCCATTCTCTTGCTGATTGCTGTCTTCAGTCGTCAATTGGTCCCGGATATTGTTGAAAAGTTCATCGGAAACTGCTTGGACATCCAAGAGTGCCGAAAATTTGTCGAAATCACGTTGCTGGATGAGCGATTCCGCCTCAGCTTGTGAGAACACAGGTTGGTTTTGCTGTCCGCTAACCTTCGTTAACTCCTCTGCATCTGCGGTATTGATATCTACAAGCGGTTCTCCGTTCGGATCTGTGCTTGCATCAACCGAGTAGATGGTAGCCAAATCAACAAGGCCCATAGGAGTCGCTGTCGGAGACTGTTGGTTGATCGCTGACGGCTGACCGTTGAAGGTTATTTCTTGCTGGACACCGTAGAGAAGTTCGGAGGTCATACCTTCAACCCGAGCGAGATCTCTAACGGTGCGATACGGTCGCCCTTCTACAATTTTGTTGGCAAGGTCTTCAGTGAGGGCATCATCTGGGGAAGCCCCTGCCTGCGCAAGCAAATTACTGACAAGCCCTACGTCGGCGATATTGATATTAACCTTTGAAGCCTCATCTACAATTGTGACTTGATAGTTTAAAAAATTACCAAGCTGAATCCCGTCTTCAATCTGCCCTTGAAGCGGTTCAGCCCAAGTTTCGCCGAGCGAGTCAAAGGGAGTTTGGTCACTGCGCAGAACAGCGAGCGTCCACTCGAAGCCCGCTCTTGCAGCGTAGTGAAACTTCGACCTGTCCAAAAAATTCCGTTGGGTTCGCTGCTCTATATGAATTGAATAGAGCAACTGCGCCGCAAGAATAGACAGAATAGTGAGTATCCAGAGCGTTGAGACGAGAGATAAACCTTGCTGTTCCTTGTAAAATGGGCAGGCATCCCGTTTTGTGGACCGCATCATGAATAAAATCTCCTAAGGTCCACCTGCTGGTCCACCAGCGGTGGCACTCGCAGGAAGATACACCATTGTCGCTTGCGTCATACCTGTTGACTGGTCTGTTGGTTGGCTCTGCGTTGTGGCTTGTGCTACATCAACGCTCAAAGGCATCTGTGTTTCACCTTGGACGGTTATTAGCACTTGCACAGCACTCGGAATGCTTTCAGTATCATCCCATGACGCTCGCCATGTTTCCGCCTCTCCATCGAAATACTGGAGATTAAAACTGACGAGTCCAGCAACAAGGGTCGCGATATTGACATAAATTGGCGCACCATTTTCATCTGTCTCCGGAACCTGACCCGTTTGTAAGAGAGCACCGATAACAACTTCAGGATCGAGTGCTGTCGTTGTAACCCGAAAAAGAGCAAATCCACCGCTCTGTGCGTCTTCAACGGAATCTAAACCCTGTACGGGTGACATCTCTGTAGTGGATTCACCGGGTAACGGCTCGGATCCAACGAAGTAAGCAACACGCTGCACGTCACTTAAAAGTGGCAAAGGCATTTGCGAGGCATTCTGAGATTGGAAACTTGCAAGTTGTTCTAAAAATGGATTGGGATCCGTCTTAACGAGCGTAACAAAACTGAGCATGTCTCTATCGCCTAATTGGCTTGGACCGTCTTGAGTATAGAGAGCAAGCTCTGGATCCTGCAATGCGACTTGCATGTTGCTGAGATCCGTCACAATTCGGTCCATGGCGACCCGACATCTTTGTGCAGCCAATATTTTTGACTCCGTTTGATGGTAGGCATCGACGGCTGTTTTGAAGGCAAAATACACCGAACCACCGATGACGACGAGGATACTTACCGCCATGAGCATCTCAACGAGTGTGAGCCCACTTTCAGCGTGTTGATTTTCGGTTTTTAACTTTCGGCGTTCGGCATGCAGGGGAATTCTGATTCCCGACGCTTCTGTAGAGGGGACTTCTGAATATGATTCGGGGGATTCCCGAAGAAAATTTTGGTTCATCAGACCCCTCTTTACCGACTGCCGACTGCTGACGGTTGATCGCTATTTTGCGGCATCTGCCGATCTGCGATGTAGGTACTCATAGACAGCGAGCGTTCTCTGTTTCTATGTATCCATGTGACGGTTACTTGAACTTGACGGATGTTTTCAACCTCTTCAGAATCTATGTCCTCAACAACGGAACGCCAACGGTAACGTGTGTTTTCACCGAACTCGTCGGATTCTTCACCGACATCTGGATAACCTTCCATCTCAATCTCTGCCATCCGGTGTCTGAGAAGGTAGAGCGCCGTCGTACTGTTGTCTGAAAGCCCTTGGTTACGCGCCGCGGAAGCAAACGCCTGCAACAGTGCTGGCAAGACCGCTGCCAAAATCGTCAACGTCACAAGCACCTCAACGAGGGTAAAACCATCTTTTTCTTTTGATGCTGGGCGCATTTTTTTAATGATTCGCAAGGTGTTAAATCCCATGGTGCGTTCCATACAAGTTTTCGCTTGAGAGTCGCCTGTGCTGTTGTTGCAGGTTTTTAATTATACCTTGCGGTTCGGTCAGGTGGGTTTGATGCATAAAGTGTCTTTCCGTATATCTAGTGCTGTGTCACTCCTAAAATGATGGATGTGGGCAGCCACAAGGGACTGCCCCTACAGGGAAAATCCCTTCAACTGACACAGCACTAGGGGAAACGCCCAAGCAAAAATCCTGCGCCGTTGTTGCAGGCTACTGTCTTGGGTAAGTCCAAACCGGTAGCCCGTAATGAAATTGAGGGGTATTTGCGAATCAACGCTGAATGCGCGTGTTGCCTCGCAGTGAGAGTCAGCGGGGTGTTTCTTCAGATTTGAGGGACACACGTCAACGTCCAAACGCCCGTTGTTACTCCGCAAGGAAAAATTAAAAACTGCCCAACATCTCGATCTCCTGAGATGTGAGTTGTCGCACACGGACGCGTCCGCTCGCCGCTTCAACAGTAACAGACATTACCTGGTGCTGAGAGTTTTGGAGATATACGAAGGCATCCTCAGAGGTGGAAGTGGGCGAAAAATAGATGTAAGCCACGCCAGAATCGACCTGAACGGTTCTGCCGTTGTGATTGGTTACCATCGCGGCTAATGTTACATTTTCTTCCATCGGATAGGGCACCCCCAAGATACCACTGGATCGTGTCAAGGGAGTCTGTGGATCGGAGGTGCCTGTTGTAACAGGGTTTGTGTTTGTATTATTCTGTATAGCAGCGACAACAGTAGAATTTTGAGCCGTCAGCGTCGACCTAAGCGGACTACTGGGATCAAACGTTTCACTGGAGGCAAGCCAGTATCGCTCGTTGTCAAAATCAAAAACGACGAGATGAGTCGTTCGATCCGTGACCGCCATATCCCGGGCAAACGTGAGGAGACTGCGGAGTGTATAAGCAGAGGCTTTTAAGCGACGCGTTTTCACGAACCCTTTCAGTGCCGGCATAGAGATTGCTGACAGTATACCGATCAGAGTCAAGACGATTAGCAACTCCGTAATCGTGAATGCCGAGGTCCTCATAGTGCTTGGAGATGGAAGACCCGAAGACTCGAAGATTGAGTGGGAGGCATTTCTTTTCTGATTCCTGCCTTCTGCCCTTTCCCCCTTCCATCTTTTTGTCGTTCGTAACATTGCTTTAGTAGGCTCCGGTGGTTTCATCGACCCAATTGGTGATGTCTGCGTCCAGTTCTGTCCCGCCTACTTTCCCATCCTTACCTGTCGAATAGAGGTCATAGTCGTATCCGTAATGGGTACTGGGTTGACGATAGACGTATGGATTATTCCACGGGTCAACAAAATTCGGGCTGTCAATATAGGGACCCGCCCAATTCGCGGGTGCGGGGCTCGGCGCCCGCCACAAGGCACTTAACCCTTGCTCCGTTGTAGGATATTCGCCCGTTGCGATCGCATACTGTTCCAATGCGGTTTTGATACCGTTAATTTCTGTTTGTGCCTTCGCAACTTTCGCTTGCTGCGGGGCATTGATGACCCGCGGCGCGATGAAGGCAGCCAAAATCCCCAAAATGACAATGACAATCGTCAATTCAATGAGGGTCAACCCAGATTGATCGGATTTAAGTGCAGCGTACATCTGTTTTTCTCCTATAATGGCTGTCAGCCGTCGGCTATCAGCGGTCAGCAGTCAGAAGATTGGTTTCCATCAGCAAACTGCTTCAATCCGCGGTCAGCAAGTAGGTGTAACTTCACCAGAAACCTTCTTTGCTGATGGAAACCGAAAGCCGATAGCCGATAGCAATTTAATTGCTTAGTAATTGGTTTGCCTCAAAGATCGGGAGGATCATCGCAACAGCGATAAACCCGATAACGAGTCCCATGAATAAAATGACAAGAGGACCGATAGAACCCGTTAGACGTTCGAGGCTCTTTTTTATTTCTATATCGTAGTATTCAGATAGTTTGCTGAGCATGTGAACAGGTTCACCGGATTCCTCGCCAACAGCCACCATGTGCGTGACGAATTCAGGGAAATCCTTGCTTCTACCCAGTTCACGTGAGAGCGAGGAACCCTGTTCAACTTCTGTTTCTGCGGCGGCGACGACATTGCTGTATACCTTATTGCCGATGGTGTCTTTGACGACTTGGAGAGCAGGCAGCATACGGACACCATTTTCCAAAAGTGTCGCCATTGTTCGGGTGAAGCGGACAATGGCAAAGGTGCTAAATATGGGTCCGACGAGCGGCAACTTGAGCTTTAGACGGTCAAACCAAATTTGACCGGCCTCGCGACGGAGATATTGCCGCAAGCCCGTTACACCTACGATGCCAACGAGCAATCCGAGCCACCAATAGGTTTGGAAGGCATCCGTCGTACCAATGAGAATCCGCGTTGGTAATGGTAATTCGACACCGAGATCGTTGAACATTGCGGTAAATTTCGGTATGACAAGAATCATCAGCACTGCGACAGCGGAAACACTCAGGACCAACAAAATAACTGGATAAAAGAGTGCTGAGACGACATCGTTTTTCAGAAGCCGCTGACGTTCGGCGAATTCTGCGAGCCGTTCTAAGACGATACCAAGAACACCACCACTCTCGCCAGCTCTTACCATGTTGACATACAGATTAGAAAATACCTTCGGATGCTGGGTGAGGGCATCGTGAAAAGTCGCACCGTGTTCCACATCATACTTCACTTGGGAAACGATACGGTGAAGCGCAGGGTTTTGGATTTGACCGAGTGTAACCTCCAGGGCGCGCGGTAGCGGGACATGCGCGTTCACCAGCGTTGCTAATTGGTACGTAAAAAACTCAACATCCGTCGCCTTCACACCACGTCTGCCGATCTCAAACCAGCGACGCACATCGGTGGGTGCCGCATCATCCGACTCTTCAACGATATCTGTGGGCCAATAACCCATCTGCCGTAAACGAGAGATGAGTTCGGCTTTGGAGTCTGCTTCTATTGTATTCGTAACGGTCCCACCGCTATGCGTGAGTGCTTCATATCGGAATATCGGCACAATCAACCCCTCCGCTACACTTCAGAATCACACAACTTCCACGAAATCAAATTCGTCTTCCTGCGTTAATCGGATAACCTCGTCAACTGTTGTCAACCCAGCAGCGACCTTACGCCAACCGTCTTCACGCAAACCTTTCATCCCCATTTGGACAGCAAGGCGACGAATCTCACTCGTCGATGCCTGCTTGAGTGCCATGGATCGAATCTCATCCGTCATAAGTAACACTTCAAAGATACCGATTCTACCTTTATAGCCTCTCCCTCGGCACTCTTTACATCCGACTGCACGCGGAATTTTCAGATCGGAAGAGATGGTAGTACCCTTGCCGTTGCCCATAAGTCCCGCCAATTCTTGCATATCCGGAGAATGCATCTCACAACACGCCTTGCAGACACGTCGGGCAAGCCTCTGGGCGATGACCCCTTCTACCGTGGAGGCAACGAGATACGGTTCAACGTTCATATCAATGAGTCGCGTGATCGCGCCCGGGGCATCGTTCGTATGGAGTGTGCTAAAGACGAGGTGACCCGTGAGTGAGGTATGGATTGCCATCTCCGCTGTCTCGTAGTCACGAATCTCACCCACTAATACCTTATCTGGGTCCTGTCGTAGAATATGGCGGAGACCTTGGGCGAAGGTGAAATCTATATCAGGATTGACTTGGATTTGGTTGATCCCCTCTAACTCGTACTCCACTGGGTCTTCGAGGGTTATGATTTTGACATCGGGCGAGTTAATCTCTTTCAAACACGCATAAAGCGAGGTCGTTTTACCGCTACCGGTGGGTCCCGTCGCAAGGATGATACCGTGCGGTTTACGAATCATACGTTGAAAGAGGTGGAGGTTGTCTTCGGTTAACCCGAGTTCTGCGAGTCCGAACTCAATAGACTGTCGGTCGAGGATACGGAGGACAACGCTTTCACCATGAAGGGTCGCAACAGTTGGGACAGTAGAAACACGGAGGTCTATCTGGCGGTTGCCGACACTCCCAATTTGCCGACTGATTTTTCCATCTTGTGGACGTCTGCGTTCGGCGACATCCATTCCCGCCATAATTTTGATACGTGAAGTGATCGCG
This genomic stretch from Candidatus Poribacteria bacterium harbors:
- the pilM gene encoding pilus assembly protein PilM yields the protein MAKNRVVAIDLGTHTAKIVQLEQSSSTTVRLTHANVVTYPDKDDRLQVYESVKRLWDSLGDLSVEGGIRALFNRNKTEIALALPRALVNTKRLSNLPAATDEQLASIVAIAAEAELPFRIEEAIFTYHDVQQTPETSSVELISTRRTSVSNYLDLLEQIGVSVSAVTPSMIAIAAVAANSGCTKPTFIADIGADQTDFCFMQEGRLQFSRSFRFGGDNLSEHLSRTLNIDIETAVEEKRHISASEMPAYTWTTRFIDELRRSITAATAHYGSEVNTDGHQGLSASETEVELWLCGGGARVRDLASTCETELNISTQLWNPLHAVQQYASIDLQPDRPEVEAILEAWGDTLAVPLGTGLNALKSTAPVSLLPEEAVETLTQTTRQRQLFAAAGLGVLIIGGILFGGYMLQRSQQYRSEAVEAQLAYYAQPMSAAKVQLGKALALTDMLAHHISPLDILHALSEMFRDRTQVAWTNFNITNLHEPTTARITFNLESTSHNAINTLLRALDRSGVFTNVRPGEVTTISQDRKQIFQV
- a CDS encoding helix-hairpin-helix domain-containing protein, with translation MMRSTKRDACPFYKEQQGLSLVSTLWILTILSILAAQLLYSIHIEQRTQRNFLDRSKFHYAARAGFEWTLAVLRSDQTPFDSLGETWAEPLQGQIEDGIQLGNFLNYQVTIVDEASKVNINIADVGLVSNLLAQAGASPDDALTEDLANKIVEGRPYRTVRDLARVEGMTSELLYGVQQEITFNGQPSAINQQSPTATPMGLVDLATIYSVDASTDPNGEPLVDINTADAEELTKVSGQQNQPVFSQAEAESLIQQRDFDKFSALLDVQAVSDELFNNIRDQLTTEDSNQQENGTSPETSLPTVDNRPPTANNDEDGKVNINTADVETLESLDGIDQGIAERIVNHREGQGLFQNIDAIKEVKMLTQQEFIGIVDKITLKDGETRQGLININTAPPEILSLLPGMDPQKAEAIVERREEDASDAPQLQGFTEDEIKGNPFTNISQLSQVEDIDFATFREVVDWVTYRSHGYRIEASGIDLAGKVVSTCVGIIDRTGDEINIQYWQQD
- a CDS encoding prepilin-type N-terminal cleavage/methylation domain-containing protein, encoding MNQNFLRESPESYSEVPSTEASGIRIPLHAERRKLKTENQHAESGLTLVEMLMAVSILVVIGGSVYFAFKTAVDAYHQTESKILAAQRCRVAMDRIVTDLSNMQVALQDPELALYTQDGPSQLGDRDMLSFVTLVKTDPNPFLEQLASFQSQNASQMPLPLLSDVQRVAYFVGSEPLPGESTTEMSPVQGLDSVEDAQSGGFALFRVTTTALDPEVVIGALLQTGQVPETDENGAPIYVNIATLVAGLVSFNLQYFDGEAETWRASWDDTESIPSAVQVLITVQGETQMPLSVDVAQATTQSQPTDQSTGMTQATMVYLPASATAGGPAGGP
- the gspI gene encoding type II secretion system minor pseudopilin GspI, whose amino-acid sequence is MERTMGFNTLRIIKKMRPASKEKDGFTLVEVLVTLTILAAVLPALLQAFASAARNQGLSDNSTTALYLLRHRMAEIEMEGYPDVGEESDEFGENTRYRWRSVVEDIDSEEVENIRQVQVTVTWIHRNRERSLSMSTYIADRQMPQNSDQPSAVGSR
- a CDS encoding prepilin-type N-terminal cleavage/methylation domain-containing protein; translation: MRTSAFTITELLIVLTLIGILSAISMPALKGFVKTRRLKASAYTLRSLLTFARDMAVTDRTTHLVVFDFDNERYWLASSETFDPSSPLRSTLTAQNSTVVAAIQNNTNTNPVTTGTSDPQTPLTRSSGILGVPYPMEENVTLAAMVTNHNGRTVQVDSGVAYIYFSPTSTSEDAFVYLQNSQHQVMSVTVEAASGRVRVRQLTSQEIEMLGSF
- the gspG gene encoding type II secretion system major pseudopilin GspG codes for the protein MYAALKSDQSGLTLIELTIVIVILGILAAFIAPRVINAPQQAKVAKAQTEINGIKTALEQYAIATGEYPTTEQGLSALWRAPSPAPANWAGPYIDSPNFVDPWNNPYVYRQPSTHYGYDYDLYSTGKDGKVGGTELDADITNWVDETTGAY
- a CDS encoding type II secretion system F family protein, giving the protein MPIFRYEALTHSGGTVTNTIEADSKAELISRLRQMGYWPTDIVEESDDAAPTDVRRWFEIGRRGVKATDVEFFTYQLATLVNAHVPLPRALEVTLGQIQNPALHRIVSQVKYDVEHGATFHDALTQHPKVFSNLYVNMVRAGESGGVLGIVLERLAEFAERQRLLKNDVVSALFYPVILLVLSVSAVAVLMILVIPKFTAMFNDLGVELPLPTRILIGTTDAFQTYWWLGLLVGIVGVTGLRQYLRREAGQIWFDRLKLKLPLVGPIFSTFAIVRFTRTMATLLENGVRMLPALQVVKDTIGNKVYSNVVAAAETEVEQGSSLSRELGRSKDFPEFVTHMVAVGEESGEPVHMLSKLSEYYDIEIKKSLERLTGSIGPLVILFMGLVIGFIAVAMILPIFEANQLLSN
- a CDS encoding type II/IV secretion system protein; amino-acid sequence: MQQTLNTVSLVEVMRQASLISEQDYTDIVAEIKQTGASEAAVLSKHGVPSNILALATKSVEYGTSFIQLEGVSPEPDVLEKVSPGFAYRNKIVPIALMGDQLRVAMVDVLDIVLIDEIELITNCQITPVLADETDIDESIVRLYGRTAESLLSAGIKGPVGAAATLERETIDDFGIDEKDLSQDPTVIHAVDQMIIDAVRMGASDIHIEPYPAQLKIRFRVDGVLEDQPQPPAYLQSAITSRIKIMAGMDVAERRRPQDGKISRQIGSVGNRQIDLRVSTVPTVATLHGESVVLRILDRQSIEFGLAELGLTEDNLHLFQRMIRKPHGIILATGPTGSGKTTSLYACLKEINSPDVKIITLEDPVEYELEGINQIQVNPDIDFTFAQGLRHILRQDPDKVLVGEIRDYETAEMAIHTSLTGHLVFSTLHTNDAPGAITRLIDMNVEPYLVASTVEGVIAQRLARRVCKACCEMHSPDMQELAGLMGNGKGTTISSDLKIPRAVGCKECRGRGYKGRIGIFEVLLMTDEIRSMALKQASTSEIRRLAVQMGMKGLREDGWRKVAAGLTTVDEVIRLTQEDEFDFVEVV